The Chryseobacterium sp. G0186 genome includes the window TTCAACAATCTTATTGATAATGCTTGCAAATATTCGCCTGATCATAAATGTTTCATAGATGTTAAAGCTCACAATGATTCACTGGTCATCAGTTTTATCAATACAGGGATTACCATTTCGCAGGAAGATCTGCACTCTATTTTTGAGCCATTTTACAGAAGTGAAACCTCAAAGGAAGAAAAGGGATATGGTATCGGACTTTTTCTCACGGATAAGATCATTCATCTCCATCATGCAATAATCAAGGTAAAATCTGAAAATAACGAGACTATTTTTATGGTGATATTTGATAATGAAACCATCTAACCCATTTATTTGACAACTATTTTTGAACCATTAAAAAGAATTAAGTGGTTAAGATTATTAAGAAAATATCTGAAGATATCCATTAAGCAGAATGCTTCATTCAGGTTTACTTGAACCTTTACTTTCCTTAAACCCTTACTCCTCCTTAATGTTAACAAAACATCTGCTACTCATGAGAAACTCTACTGAAAATAGTAGTTCCTATACTGGCAACAATAACGCATGCAATGGAAATCCACTGTAAAAAAGTGAGTTCTTCTGCCAGAAACACTAATCCGGAAAGGGCCGCAAAAGCGGGTTCCAGACTCATCAGAATACTAAAAGTCTTTGCCGGAAGTTTTTTGAGAGCCATCATTTCCAATGAAAACGGTAAGGCACTTGACAGAATGGCAACCCCCAATCCTTTCATAAAGATAGTAGGTGTAAGATTGAAAACGGCACCATCCCATATGGTAAAAGGAATAATGACCAGACTCGCAAATATCATCCCGGTGGTAACGGCATCTTTACCATCCATTATTTTAGAAACCTTCCCACCCATCACAATATAAACGGCCCAAAATATTCCTGCAAGAAAAGCAAGCCCCAGCCCTAGCAAATCTATATGATCACTTTTCCAGGGAACAATAAGCAATATCCCTACACAGGCCAGCAATGCCCAAATAACATCCAGTAATTTCCTGGAGAGAGCCAACGCCAGAAATAAAGGTCCTGCAAACTCCACTGTAACCGCTAATCCTAATGGTATCCTTTGAATAGCCATGTAAAAAATAAGGTTCATGGCCGCCAGCCCTGTTCCGTACATGGCACAATACTTCCATTTTTGAAGATTAAACTGTAAAAACTTGGGACGGTTAATCAAGGTGAGTAAAATGGCAGAAAGTACAATCCTTAAGGTAACCGTACCAATGGCTCCTATTGCCGGAAAAAGCTGTTTGGCAATGGATGCTCCCCCTTGTACACAAATAATAGCTAACAGTGTGGCAGGGATTGCCATGTTTGATTTTTTCATTTCTGCAATATTCTACAATTTAATTTATAAAGACAACTTTTGGTATGAAACCCGGAACATAAAACCACCGCTTATTCTATAAAAACTTCCGAGACTATAGAACAAGGTGGATTTCAACATCAAATGTATTGAAATTTCCCCATCAAAAAAACACCCCAACTCTTAAAATCCATAATAAAAAACTACCTCCCCACTCTCAAACTCCCTTACCCTCAAACTCTCATACCCTCATCTCTCATACTCTCCAACACCCTACCCTCCCATTCTCAAACAAACTCAATCTTCTAATAAAATTCTAATAGCATTCTAAAACCTTTCTAACGGTAAGAATTCAAGTTCATCTTTACTTTTGCACAGTAAAAAATAAAGCACATGGACGCAGATCCCTACAGTAATTATCAATCTTAAAGCTTTAGTTGTACTCACTTTTCCCGTACACCGTAAAAGCTTTGTAAAAAACAGGAAAAGTTATGAATACATTTGAATTTACCCTTCGTTTACTCACTGCATTCTGTCTGGGAGCCGGCATAGGCTTTGAGAGACAGTGGCGCAAAAAAAATGCAGGTCTTCGCACCAATACTCTGGTTTGTATAGGCTCTGCAGCATTCGTATTGATTGCCATCAGAATTGGTGGTGATGCAGCCGGAAGAATTACCTCTTATATCGTCAGTGGAATCGGGTTCCTCGGTGGTGGTGTTATCATGAAAGATGGGCTTACCGTTCGGGGACTGAATACTGCAGCCACTTTATGGTGTTCCGCAGCCATAGGTGCACTATCAGCATTAGGTTATCCTAAGGAAGCTGTGATTACCGTCCTATTTATTGTCTCTACCAATATATTTCTGAGACCTTCATTATCCTCTCAAAAGGAAGCCCGA containing:
- a CDS encoding EamA family transporter, with the protein product MKKSNMAIPATLLAIICVQGGASIAKQLFPAIGAIGTVTLRIVLSAILLTLINRPKFLQFNLQKWKYCAMYGTGLAAMNLIFYMAIQRIPLGLAVTVEFAGPLFLALALSRKLLDVIWALLACVGILLIVPWKSDHIDLLGLGLAFLAGIFWAVYIVMGGKVSKIMDGKDAVTTGMIFASLVIIPFTIWDGAVFNLTPTIFMKGLGVAILSSALPFSLEMMALKKLPAKTFSILMSLEPAFAALSGLVFLAEELTFLQWISIACVIVASIGTTIFSRVSHE
- a CDS encoding MgtC/SapB family protein, whose protein sequence is MNTFEFTLRLLTAFCLGAGIGFERQWRKKNAGLRTNTLVCIGSAAFVLIAIRIGGDAAGRITSYIVSGIGFLGGGVIMKDGLTVRGLNTAATLWCSAAIGALSALGYPKEAVITVLFIVSTNIFLRPSLSSQKEARSKKLVIKKKKSETKTNISNSTQFY